AACAAAGTATGGTATGTATCACTGTAATGATGCCAGTCGTGTTCAGAAGGGCACACTGAACCAACATTTTTCTCAAAAACAATTCTCACTAGAGACATGCAGGACAGTAGTACCTCCCAGTTTTGCTCAATTTCTGAACACATTTGGCGTTTTTCTCCTCCCCAGGTTCTCCAGAAGGCCCTGAGAACATCCCTCCGGTGGGTGTTTTCTGGGACATCGAGAACTGCTGCGTTCCCAGCGGTCGCTCTGCTGCAGCTGTGGTCCAGCGCCTCCGCAACCACTTCTTTCAGGGCCACAGAGAGGCAGAGTTCATCTGCGTCTGTGACATCAGCAAGGAGAACAAGGCCGTCATCCAGGAGCTCAACAACTGCCAGGTAACCTGTGTGTGATCTGATTCCCTCAGCTGGTAAAGTGTTCCGCTGTATTCTTCAGTCTCTGACTCTACCTAAATGAGCAATGTCTGATTGTCTTCTGGTTCATTTTTTCCCCAGGTGACGGTAGCGCACATTAACGCTACCGCCAAGAACGCTGCGGACGACAAGCTTCGTCAGAGCCTGCGGCGCTTTGCGGAAACACACACTGCCCCTGCTACTGTGGTGCTAGTCTCCTGTGCGTGTGCTCATTTTACCTTATGGATGTTAAAACTGTTTTTCTTTCATTTCGTTCGTCCGTCCACTCCATACCTACGTAGTTAACCCCTTTTCTGAATCCGTTTCGCAGCCGACGTGAACTTTGCCAGCGAGCTGAGTGATCTCCGGCATCGCCATGGTTTCCAGGTGATCCTGGTCCATAAGAGCGGTCAGACGTCGGACGCCCTGCTGCAGCACGCCCACCGCCACGTGGCCTTTGAAGAGATGGTAGCCGACCTGCCGCCCAGACAGGCTGTCAAATCACAGGTAGGCTTCAGAGATGCTTAATTGATATATGTAATCCATACTGCAGAATGTCAGAAGTTCACTTTTCAATACATGTACAGTACTCTGACTGGTTGCTCAGAGACAATATCTGCCCTTTAGGCATTACTTCTGGGCAATCTGAAATCTGCCCTTTACTCTTCCAATGGTTCTAGACCTCTTTACATTTGacttttgagtcatttagcaaacgctcttatccagagcgacttacatttTCATATTTGTCCATACTGGTCCctctgtgggaatcgaacccacaaccctggccttgcaagtgccatgctctaccaactgagccacacgggtcCTGTGTCTTCCCTCTCGTTCTACAGTGTGATCTTCAGTAGTGTAATGCTACGAATCACAAGACTCCGAGCCTGCAAACCTCTTGTCATTTCAAAACACATTTCCAAAGAATGTTCAAAAACGTAAACCCAGAGCggtcccctcttctctctttccctcctctcctccccccaccagCTCGGTTTCAACCTGCTCTATGTGTACAACCTGCCGCCGGGCTGCGACGGCAAGAGCGTGGGAAACCGCCTCCGCCGCCTCTCGGACAACTGCGGGGGCAAGGTGCTGGGCGTCTCCATGGCCACCGGCACCGCCGTCCTCCGCTTCAGCTCGCAGGAAGCGGCGGAGCGCGCCCTCAAGCGCATGGAGAACGAGGACGTGTTCGGCCGGCGCatcaccctctccttctcagcTCCGTCCACTGAGGAGGGAAACGACCCGACCCCACCACCCTCCTCATCTGAGACTCCACCTCTGCTTCCAGTTcaacctcttccctcctctttttccttccttcccctGGAGAAGCTGGGCTCCCCTAGGAGGAAAAGGCGTGCGAGGcgtgagtgtcagagagagagggaatcctcgctccccctctctgttccggTGCCTGAGAGGCCCTACAGCCCCAGGAGGGGGAGCGGGGGGACACCTTTCCCCGTTCCCCCCCAAACCAGAACCCTTCCTCAGGTCAGCAGCATCCTGCCGCCCCCCCCATCCCGCGTGCCACCTGTCCTCCCCTAACCCTGTCCATGTCCTCCAATCTGCCTGCGCTAACCTGTGGTTTTTAAACTATAGCCATGCTTCATCCCATGCTTCATGTAGTTTAATGCCTGGTCTGTTTCTGTGCTTTGTTCAACATTTCATGTAATGTTTTAATCAATGTGTGGCATTTTAACACTTTGTCCCATGCTTCATATAATGTCTGGTTgatctttttttaaattcattgCGTCAATTAATGATCAATCTAATGAttgcatatctctctctctcccatatcttTGCTCTATCCCATGCCTCATCTCGTCAGAATCCTGCTTCTGTTTGTAATCGCTTCCTGTCCCGCCGGCCGTAACAGTCTGTTTTTTATGGTCTCTTTCTTCTACGCTTTTGATCTGTTACTTTGATCTCTGCTCTTTTTATTCTGCTGCTTTGTCTCCACCTGACAATAGAGCTGAGGGGAAGACTGCAGAATGGTGATGATAATGTCAGAGTTATGACAATACAAGAGGTTGAATAATACTAACAGTGGGGGAAACGTATAGCTCTGATTTGAATAAATAGCTTTGGTAAAAAATCACCAGCATTCTGAAGGACCACTTCCTCTCAGCTCTTATCGTTTATCTATTAGTCTCTTCCACTTCACATCCATTCTGCCAAGCTGATGGATATTCTAATACATTCACCACTACATATATAGTTACACTTTGGTTGTCCCCCTGGTGCAGGAGCTAGGTGGACTGGAGACCAAGCCCAAGATTGGGGTTTTCCCCCTGGAGAAAGGCCAGCACAACTCCTCCCCCCACAGTAACGGAGAGGGGCCGTCCCAGCAACACCCCATCAAGGCCGGCCTCATAGGAGAGTCTATGTTCAGCTGCAGGAGGTACGCTATGGACACCAGGGCCCCTTTCAGACTAAAATGAAGAAAGAACAAATGTACTAATTGTTAGATGGTTCCATCACAGTTGGTTCCCACATGCTTGTATGTGTTTTTACCTTCAATATTGTAAAATGGCCTGCAAAAAGTATCCCTGTTATAGAGGGGTCCATCGACCCAAGGAAGTGTAGAACACATAGGCAGATGTAGGAATTAATAAGCAGCTGTTTCTAAATGTGGTGGCTTGTGCTCAAACTACTGGAGCTGAGGTGATGCCAAAAACTCACATGCAGTTGCTGTTTTCAGAGAGCTGAGTATGCCATAATCTTTAAACTTCAAGTTAATGTCCCCTCTCCCATCAGGAGAGACCTCTCCAGCCCCCGCAGTGCATCGGACTCTGAGCGTCATGTGGACCGGAGCTCTGGAGAGTTCCAGATCAGCACCCCCTCTGCCTTCAGCAAGCTGACCCTGCACAAGACCTTTAGCGCCTCGGTCCTCTCCCAGCCACAGGGCCTCTCCCAAGGCTCCTGGTCCTCACGGTGAGACCATCAGACACTACAGAATTACCCATtttgtttccttaccctgtaagcagtctttAGGCGAGGAGAGACGTCAGTCTATGCCTTGGTTTTAACTTGAGCCTTtttttatccccccaaaaaacaatgcAAGGGAATATTCCCCCAAATTAGTTTTAAAATTTCCTGCACAAATCGTCTTAAAGTAACCTCATTGAGCTACACAAATATCGGACACTTTGATGATTTGGTCATGATATTTCAATCTATACCTTCCTATGGTGCTGCCAACCCACTgaactcctctctttctctctgctccagGAGTGGATCCCCCTGCATGTCGAGCCGCTCCTCCCCCCTAATAGGCCCTCCTCCCCGGGGCAGCAGCAGCCCCTGTCTGCCTGTGGGCCCACAGGCCTCGGAGCCCTTCTCGGACGGGGCAGACTTGCAGGTGGCCAACCTGGACTACAGGATGTCCCGTAAAGAGCTGCAGCAGAGCCTGCACGATGCCTTCTCCAGACACGGACAGGTGAGTCCTGTACAGACAGTGTTCTGATGCTATTCATTATAGATGAATAGAGCTTTAATCTGTCTCCCAATTGAGGCTAAATAGCAAGATGGCGAGGTCAGGATTTAGTAGTTTAGTGTCATTGTATTGATTCAATCTATTCTGTCATTTTCTGACGCGGCTGTGTGTGCTTGTGCCAAATCGCGGGCACTGTAGACGACATGAGAAGCTAACGTGCGTGTCTCCCTCCAGGTTAAAGGCGTAGAGCTGAGTCCCCACACAGACTACCAGCTGAAGGCCACCGTCCAGTTCGTCTCCCTACAGCAGGCCATCGGTGCTGTGAGCAGCCTGCACCGCTACAAGATAGGAAGCAAACGCATCCACGTCTCCCTCATCACCGGGGCCGGCAACAAGTCTCTAGCCATGCTCCGGTATGTACAGCACAACTAACATTGAGGTAGTACTCTCTCCCTTACTTGTCACATCATTTGGCAGTTTCATGTCTTCGATTGGAACTCGTCACCATCCTTTTTTAAATGTCGCCAACACATGATTTGTTCCTGGTTTGAGATGGATGGTATGAAAAGGTTTCCTCTTCCTCAGCTCTGAAATCTTCCAGATTCTCCAGGACGCGCCAGCCAGCTGTCTTCCCCTTTTCAAGTTCACTGAAATCTACGAGAAAAGGTGAGTCATTTtgcttctctcctcctcatcactcaacctccctccacctctgtaGGAGTTAGTCCTATGCAATGTTAAGTACTGTGGCTGCGTTTACACTTtctcccaaaagcatcttaatgCTAAGTTCAACATTAGAACTATGGGATCCTATggttctaatgaacttattcttaagatgcttttgggaaaacGGGCCCTGATccttttttttcactaattggtcttttgaccaataagATCTGATTTAATTGGTTAAAAGACCAATCAGTGGggggaaaaagatcagaattggctACCTGTGTAAATGGAGGCTAAGTAATGGCTATGTCAATGTACTTTATTAATTCCTTTCcacccatctctccacctctccccagaTTTGGTCGTAAGCTGGTGGTGAGCGACCTATACAGACTACAAGAGGTTGTGGCAGTGAGGGAGCAGGGTGGAGGTAGGCTGGTGTGTCTCCTCCCCAGTAGCCAGGCCAGGCAGAGCCCTCTGGGGTCGTCCCAGGAGGGGTCCTCGGCTAATGGTAGTCCTGTGGTGTTTGAACAGTTGGagtaccacgagcctgtctgcagTTACCACTACACACAGCAGAACTTCAGGTAGGGATAGACTGAAAGACCCAtatgagtgcacacacacacacatttatgtcATCTTACAGGACTCTTTTTGAGAAAGTATTTCATAAGagctcgatctctctctctctgtccccccccctgtAGTGAGGCAGACTTTGACCCAGACTCGTATAAGATTCCTTTTGTGGTGGTGTCTCTGAAGACCCTGGCCTCCCAGGTCCACTGTCTGCTACAGTCCCATGAGGGAACCCTGCCCCTGCTCAGGTAACCAACGCTGTCTCTGCCTGGATAGACTAACGGACAGTGGATGCTTAATACATTTTAATTCAATAAATGGAGTGCGAGAGATCTGCCTTGATATAAAAGTGAACTTTTATGGGAAAGACCTTTTTTAATAAATCAAAACAATATTTCTAGAACCCATTTCATACAAATGGAGTGCAATGGCCTTTTGGAATTTCGTATAACACTGTAAATGTTACTAGATTTTGTGTTTCATGAATATTAATTTTGCTTTAACTGTGACTCAGTTTCTCAGAGTGCTATGCATCAGAGTTGGGCCCCCTGGCGGTGtctgaagagggggaggaggaggggagtgtcCCCTTGGAGCACCTCATCACCTGTATACCAGGCATTAACATCGTCACTGCTCAGAACGGCTTCAAGGTCATCAAGTGGATCCACAACAAGCCACCCGCATCCAACACAGGTACTGACCTGACTCTCAGCCCTAACCCTCGGGGAGAATTACATTGAAAACCTTTTATTTAGACTCGCAGAGGAATCCTCTGGGGTTCATAAAAGCAATACAAACCTACAGAATTTAAACCCTATATTCATTAACAATAGAGACCCCTATCGCATAAGACTGTTCTCAAAGACACTTGAAGATACTCGGGAGGTCATAAGAATTGTCAGAGATATGTTGAGCTAAAAACTGCTTTCTTGACATTTTTAGTAGGTGGATACTGTGCTGCTGACGCAGATACCAGCACTCCAAGACAGAGCTGCACTCATACTACTATCATAAAAGAAGTCATTAAAAcctcttgctgtgtgtgtgtgtgtgtgtcatagaccAGTGGACGCAGCGGTGCAAGTCCCCAGTGGGGAACCCCCAGTTGATCCAGTTCAGTAGAGAGCTCATTGACCTGATGAAGGGTCAGCCCTGCAACCTGATGCCCATCAGCAAGTTCATACCtgcctaccaccaccactatgcCAAGCAGTGTAGGGTCTCTGACTACGGATACTCTAAGCTGCTGGAGCTACTGGAGGCTGTGCCTCACGTACTGCAGgtatcatacatacacacacacacacacacagtttaataAATCGCTCACTTACACAGATAATCAAAGATGGCAGTTACTCAAGCTCAATTAATTGACACGATGGATCACTTTTAATCTTGCTAGTTTAGTGACTTCCTAGCTCAAACACACAATGAAGAGACTGGGAGACCATCTGCTATCCCTTCTGACAAAGCCTTGCCCACTTTGTTTCTCATTACACACTTCAACAGCCTTGAGGTTAGATCCCTGACAGAAACTATTAGTACAACATCTAATAGATTATTGCAGCAGGAAGTGCTTGCATACACTCTCAGTGGTGGCGACCCCTGAAGTAAACAAAGCATGAATgaatctctctttcctctcaacTCCAGATCCTTGGCATGGGGACCAAGCGTCTGCTGACCCTGACCCACCGTGCCCAGGTGAAGAGATTCACCCAGGACCTCCTCAAACTGCTCAAGTTCCAGGCCAGCAAACAGGTGGCCATCACAGACTTCATGCAGGCCTACCATTGGTCAGTACTACCATAGGAACTGCCCACTCCGCCACTCTCTCAGCAAAGCATACCGTCGAGCCAAAGAGTCTAAAATTCATGCAGACCAACCACTGGTCAATTCTATAGGAGGACCGCCCATTCCCAcactctcagccaatcatgttgTCTATCCTAAGCTAAGCACATTCCTGTCAGCTATTGTTAATTAACAGTAAAGTATTTGTTTTATGACTTCGTTTGGATTCTGTTTCTATTGGCTTATTTGGAGGTGTATATACTTGTGATGGTGTTTATATGAATTCATTTGGAAGTGTATTTTCTGTGTCAAATggctcctgtctgtgtgtgtgtgtgtgtgttcattcaaCGTGTTTCTATTGCTACAGGTGCTTCTCCAGAGACTGGCGGGTGCTGGACTATGGGATGTGTGATTTGATGGACCTGCTAGCTGAGATCCCtgacaccaccatcaccatcacacacCAGGACTTGGACACTGTCATCTCTGTACCCAAGAGAGGTGAGATGAGGTCCCTCTGTATGGGTCTTAGGGTTGCAACATTCTGGTAATTTCCCCAAAAGGAATCTGTATTTTTCGTGGTTATTGTTCCAGTGTACTTttctgggaatttggggaaagtaacaagaattttgcaaccctaatggGTCTGATATCAGGGTCATGGATAAACTGCCAGAGGGTTGTTATGTCCTTCTAGTACATTTGATCCTCTGGGGGAACATACCCAGCTCTAGGAAGGACATGTGAAATATTGGTAACGTTTGTTTAGAAAATATGTTCAACTTGGGACCAGAcggttgtgttgttgtcttgtttGTGTCTGTAGTTGTACATTTGATCCCTGGGGGAAAATTGTGAAATATTAGTCGCTTTTGTTTTGGAtaggtttttttttttcactcttCTTTATTCAACCCAGAAATTCCCTTGGAGATGGATAAGAATATCCTTGGCATGGAATAAAGTAATgcattttacacacacatatgCCTGACTATCTCCTGACTGTGACCTGGCTGGTGTAGCAGTAATGCCGCAGCCTTCGGTCTACGTTGTCGGCATACAGTAGGTTTAAACCAGGCCTATTGCCTTTTGACACAACCTCTTTCcacactgtcatcctctctctgttcaaTAGAGTCAGAAAATACCTGTTCTACTTGGTATGGGGTTGATGTGGTTTGGGGATCAGGTTGTTTTTCCCTCTACCTGTTTTTCTGTATAATCTTTAAAATGGCAAAAAATGAAATGACCTGTAATAGGAATTACCGGGTGAGCTAAAAGAAGAGAAGGTGAAGTAAATGTATAAATATGTGGTTTATTACAACAGGGAGATGCCATCCAGCAGAGAACATGTGTAGCTGgcttctaaaaatatatatttataaataaagAGAACTGAGTTGTTAACTCTTGCCCTCCTTTGTCCTCGTCCCATTCAGATCGTACATCAGATGAGATGGAGCGGACCAAGCAGTTTGGTAAGGAGGTGGTGGACCTACTGCGTCACCAGCCCCACTGTCGCATGGCCTTCTCCAAGTTCATCcctacctaccaccaccacttcGGACGCCAGTGCAAACTCGCCTACTACGGCTTCACCAAGCTCATGGAGCTCTTCGAGGCCATCCCCGACGTACTCGTGGTGGGTGGAGGCCAGAGTCATTCTCTGTCCCAGGAGgagtgtgtgtttttattggttGACTTCAGAGTGCTGCAGGAGAAGCCATTGATAATGTCAGATTATCCTCAATTTATCCAGAGCACTACCTTAATTTGGAATGATTTGGAAATTAATTGCAACGTCCGACAGTAATAACTATCATACCcagcagctttttttttttttttttacctcccaTAAAAATTGTGTGTAATAAATATTGGTGTGTGTCTCATTTCTGTCCCAATGGGTAATTGATTATCAGTACAAATAACATTATTCCTAGAGTAGAGTGGACATTTTGTTATGgaacctctctctttccccaggtGTTGGAGTGTGGAGAGGAGAAGGTGCTGACACTAACAGAGGTAGAGCGTGTGAAGGCCCTGGCTGCCCAGCTGGTCAAGATGCTCCGTTCCCAGAGAGACTCCAGCCTGCCTGCTGCCCAGCTACTGTCTGAGTACAGCAAGACCTTCGGCTACGGCCTGAGGCTCCAGGACTACGACGTCTCCTCCCTGCCCGCCCTGCTCGTCAACCTCTGCCACGTCGTCAAGGTATGGGTTGGGAATTTCTAGTCAGTTCAGTCCAATACATCTTTAGTTGTCTGTTGTACTTAATAGATTTAGACTGATTTAAATGGTTGTGATACTGCATGTTTTGATGGTTGTCGACTCCAACACTGAACAAGAGCATCCTGAGCTATACAAGACCTCATGTAAACAAGCAAACATTATTTTGGCCCCTAAGGATGAGTCACAAGTATTTCCTGATATGAATTGATGTCACTGAAGTGGCTTGGATGAGGTTTGAGTTTGTAGGCCCCTTATTGGTGCGTTGAAATGTCATCTTTATATTGGAAATGAGCTATCAATTCCAGATTCAGCCATGTTTTCTGAATGCCACGGTTCATCTCTCACCTCCAACTGAAGGCACTTTGATACCTGCTGCAGTATAAAGGGATTTTTATAAATGCATCTGATTTGACCTTCTCCTCAGGTGGTGGACGGCGCTAACGGCCGTGAGGTCCAGCTGATCAACAGGAAGTCTCTGCGCTCGTTAACGTGCCAGCTGCTGTCCCTGCTGATGGGCCTGGGGCAGCACGAGGGAGACGGCTCCGTCAGCGTGGAGGGCTTGAGTCTGCTGTATCATTCTGTACATGGGGTACAGCTCAAACCCTGTGAATACGGCTTCCTCTCGCTCAGCGAGCTGCTGAAGAGCCTGCCTTACCTGGTGGAGGTCGGTGGACTGGACCATAGAGATATCATACTATAACGAATGTTTAATTCTAGTTCTATAGACTGGAACCTTTTTGCTCTACTGCCTATTTGTCTGATACGAAGGATCATGGATTCCTGTTGAAAGCATTTTTTTAGGGCTTTTTCACAGGGTCTTAAAGTTGGGTAGCATTGTGTTAGTCAGGTTTTGTAATTGTCTGAGACGTATTGCACAATCCTTTTGAATGAAACACTGTGGTTATATGTTAGAATATTTGGAATGATGACCATTAGGTCTTTGTGTGTAGGTCTAGTCTAGACCAGGGTCGGCAAACTACGACCCGCgggtttaaaaataaaaacctcaATTTAGActaaatatgttgaaatgacaATGGACCTATACATTTTCAAATAACTACCCATTCTGGCCCACCCTTGAAAAAATGTGTGGCCCTCTGTTTCATTTCGAAATCCCAATGTGGCCCTCGAGCCACAAAGTTTGCCCTCCCCTGGTGTTTCTCATaacttcccttctctctctccccccctcctagCTGTTCTACGGTGAGGGTGAGGAGGAAGGCGAGCGTGGCGAGGAGAGAGTTAGACTCACCCGTCTGTACCAGTTTGCCCGTAGGGTGCGTGCCCTGCTCCACACCTACCACTACCACCAGATCTCCCTAACGGAGTTCCCCGGGGCCTACGCCAAGTTCACCGGACGCGGCCTCCAACCTCGCTCCTACGGCTACGGCAGCGTAGACGACCTGCTCAACGGCATACCACAGGTACAGAATGACTAACTCTCACCACACTCGCCTTCCTACTCACCCTCACCAAAAAAAGTTTAAGTGCTTTTCTCAAATTCAAAGCTGATAGACAAGAAACGTCTTGTTAAACAACATGTTGGAAATACACAGATGTGTTATGATAAGATGGGAATTGATAACGCTTGTATCTAAAGAGTTCTTCAGCATATGGACCTGCACTGGGGATGTCACTGTCGAAGCAGCAGATGTAGTCAATGTGGTTAGTTGCCTTCTCTGTCCCTGCACTGTGCGGCTTTAGCCCCCATAGCAGACTCTGTggtgatggatggatggggttTGTGGTAATTAAATGGGATGTTGTTTCTGCCTGTGTGCAGGTAGTGTGGATCAAAGGGCATGGCCACAAGAGGATTATCGTTTTGAAGAACGATATGAAAGGTAAAGACAAATCAACCGTCTGGCAGCAGGAACTGTGGAAACAAATGGCTTTGGCCTTACCTGCATTTAGTATTAACATACGGGAAGGGGTTGTTATCAGTTCATCTCATGGGCATCATGTTGTATGATCCTTCAACATGAGACTAGTAGAACATGACATGTAATGGGAACAGAAGTCGTGGTGTTTTGCTTGTATGATGGGAACAGAAATGGTAGTGTCTTGAAGGCACAGTGTTTTACTCTGTAATGGAAAGAGTGTAATAATGGTctgtgggttggttggttggttctcCTCAGCAGCTCGAGCCACTGGAGCCAGCCCTGCAGCCTCAGAGGAGCCTGAGGACGGGGCCAGCCAGAGAGACAGCCCCTGTAGCAACACAGAGTCTGAAACTCACAGCCCAGGTAGCTAACCACACCACTGGAGTCATAGGCACTATTACCAATGTTTTGATGTTCTTCTTTTTGCCTTGTAGGTGTTTTTAGGCTTTTTAATAGTTGTTTATACATTGAAGCAGAAATTAAGTCTCTTTTTTTCTCCATCAGGTGTTGGTGGGGTGGAGACAGAGCTGCTATGTCTGACCTCTCCAGTAGACCTGCTGTGTGGCCCAGTACCCTCCTGCCTGCCCTCTCCCCAGCTGCACCCTGACCCCGTTCTCCAACAGGCTGACCTCATCCGCTTCGAGCAGACGCCATCACCAGCAGGTGAgctgatcatgtgatcaaccgcGTTTCAAACCCAGGTCTTCTGTGTGCCATGAGACTGTTAGCCCGCCTAGGCATTAGCTTCGAGCTTACTCGTGCTCCGCTATACACACAGCCGACATCTTCCCTTGGACTGACCTGGATATATGATGCCATTGTGTTTTTCAGAGCGTGATAAACTTGAGGAGGAAGCTGTAGCAGAAGAAGTAGCAGCCCCTGCTGTCTGTGACACATCTGAGCCTATAGAAGCATTAACTGACAACAACCAGAACCTTGTTGTTTTGGTTTCCATGACTACCAAGCCTCCACAGAATGTGACCCGCAAAATGGCGTCCGTTGAAAACAGCCCCAGCAAGAGGACTCCTCGCAATAAAGTGAAGCTGGCAGCTAACTTCTCTTTTACAGCCGCACCCTAACACACTCACTGACGATCACATGCTGgaacaagcgcacacacacacattcatcacaCACAACTCGAAAATGAAGAGTTGATCAGCTAAATTGTAAAAAGCCCCAAAAATAATGATTTGTTTTTAGTCATGCCCCCCGCAACAAACTGTGACGTTATTTCCTTTCTTTGCCTTTTCCCCTTATCTTTtcaaactcaatcatcatgttgaTGTAGTTGTTTCCTCACAAAGCTATGAGTTTTCTTGTTGCAGTTATTTCTGCAACAGCCATTCATTTTTCTATGCCGTGTACTTTTAGTCAGATTAATGCATGTCAAGAAAGGTTTTGTGGTAGATATGAATTATATACTATGGATAAACTGTTTGGAAACATGGTTCTCTGAAAGTGGAAAGAGAACTTCCCCACAATACAGCAACAACAAATACTGAGGTAGTTGGCACTGTAGCCACGAGTTTACACTGCAAATTGCAAAAGATGCCTATTTTACCACTGAATACCCTTACCTGAACTCAAAACCCCTCAGAGATTTAATTCAGTAACTTGTTTAAAAATGGGTACTTATACAGGGATTTTATATCATGTTAATTATTGCCAAGGAAGCTCTGAGGGAAAGCTATATAAATATGTAGAGAAACGTCATTATGTGTCTACTGCCCTCTCCCCTGTGTTGTCCCCATTGCATTTTGTCATCGGACAAATGCACTTCTTCATACAGCTAGAAGTACAAAAAGATATTTGCGCTTTGCCTTTGAGGCAGCTTTGGAGGTAGTATTGACAATTATTGTTGTTGAGTAACCATGCCCATCTCATTCTTTTAACTCTTTCTCTTGGGCGATGTTTAGCATTGTGTTCAGTTCACACTCCAGTGTTAGAGTCCTCAGACATCGTTCCACCTTGACTATGTGCTTTCATAAAGTAGTAGCCTATATGGCTGGTGTTTTCAGTTTCTCATTCAAGTATCGGGTCAATGGCAGGAGTGATCAAGCTGCCAAAGTGGCTTCGAAGTAACTTTGACAACTGTCTGGTCTCAGTCAAATCGACCTAAGCTTGTATTTGTGTGTTCTCAATGGGGTGTCGCAATCAGCGCTGTCTCCAATGTGTACGGCAGTGTGAAATAGAAGGAATTCTGACTCCTCCGTGGAGAGTTTTGAACGAGCTCTTGGCGAGGTTGAGGGTCAGTCTGCCTTGGGCCGTTATTTAGGCAAGGCAGAAGCCGAGACCCTGAATACTCGGACCAGGTGTTAAAACGCTTGGAGGCAGCGTGAACAAAGATATGGTGACACTGTTTCCTGCCGGAAGCTAAGTAGAAATGATTTCGGTTTTTGTATTTTTAGAGATTGAGTGCGGTTTACACTTGAATAACTTATAGGTGGTGTGTAATATGCATGTTGtgcataaaaaacaaacattttatgcATGGTGTAAACCTATTAGGTCAGAAATCAGACTGTTGGTGAactgcattttttttaaagaaattagtTGAAGTTGTCTTGTTTCCGCAGAAACCATATATTAGAGGTATTGTTTACATCACCCCCCTCACTCCTGGTTACAGTTGACACCACCCCCCCCCTCACTCCTGGTTACTGTGGAAGGTTGTTTTT
This Oncorhynchus tshawytscha isolate Ot180627B linkage group LG32, Otsh_v2.0, whole genome shotgun sequence DNA region includes the following protein-coding sequences:
- the LOC112230233 gene encoding meiosis regulator and mRNA stability factor 1 isoform X6, whose translation is MMEGLGKERSICSSRPFPWLSHPKKEASSRLWKLTECFSTPEQQNTPSYNTDKQNDYMDNRKPVLDLKDLPPPPHHTAASQPFPLAPLPLPPPCLPPLPQDSLQQLPLQGGSPKPADKLWPNIPLPPAQSASVPIPVCNGCGTSSDGLLLLGSSLGKSATKYGSPEGPENIPPVGVFWDIENCCVPSGRSAAAVVQRLRNHFFQGHREAEFICVCDISKENKAVIQELNNCQVTVAHINATAKNAADDKLRQSLRRFAETHTAPATVVLVSSDVNFASELSDLRHRHGFQVILVHKSGQTSDALLQHAHRHVAFEEMVADLPPRQAVKSQLGFNLLYVYNLPPGCDGKSVGNRLRRLSDNCGGKVLGVSMATGTAVLRFSSQEAAERALKRMENEDVFGRRITLSFSAPSTEEGNDPTPPPSSSETPPLLPVQPLPSSFSFLPLEKLGSPRRKRRARRECQRERESSLPLSVPVPERPYSPRRGSGGTPFPVPPQTRTLPQELGGLETKPKIGVFPLEKGQHNSSPHSNGEGPSQQHPIKAGLIGESMFSCRRRDLSSPRSASDSERHVDRSSGEFQISTPSAFSKLTLHKTFSASVLSQPQGLSQGSWSSRSGSPCMSSRSSPLIGPPPRGSSSPCLPVGPQASEPFSDGADLQVANLDYRMSRKELQQSLHDAFSRHGQVKGVELSPHTDYQLKATVQFVSLQQAIGAVSSLHRYKIGSKRIHVSLITGAGNKSLAMLRSEIFQILQDAPASCLPLFKFTEIYEKRFGRKLVVSDLYRLQEVVAVREQGGGRLVCLLPSSQARQSPLGSSQEGSSANGSPVVFEQLEYHEPVCSYHYTQQNFSEADFDPDSYKIPFVVVSLKTLASQVHCLLQSHEGTLPLLSFSECYASELGPLAVSEEGEEEGSVPLEHLITCIPGINIVTAQNGFKVIKWIHNKPPASNTDQWTQRCKSPVGNPQLIQFSRELIDLMKGQPCNLMPISKFIPAYHHHYAKQCRVSDYGYSKLLELLEAVPHVLQILGMGTKRLLTLTHRAQVKRFTQDLLKLLKFQASKQVAITDFMQAYHWCFSRDWRVLDYGMCDLMDLLAEIPDTTITITHQDLDTVISVPKRDRTSDEMERTKQFGKEVVDLLRHQPHCRMAFSKFIPTYHHHFGRQCKLAYYGFTKLMELFEAIPDVLVVLECGEEKVLTLTEVERVKALAAQLVKMLRSQRDSSLPAAQLLSEYSKTFGYGLRLQDYDVSSLPALLVNLCHVVKVVDGANGREVQLINRKSLRSLTCQLLSLLMGLGQHEGDGSVSVEGLSLLYHSVHGVQLKPCEYGFLSLSELLKSLPYLVELFYGEGEEEGERGEERVRLTRLYQFARRVRALLHTYHYHQISLTEFPGAYAKFTGRGLQPRSYGYGSVDDLLNGIPQVVWIKGHGHKRIIVLKNDMKAARATGASPAASEEPEDGASQRDSPCSNTESETHSPGVGGVETELLCLTSPVDLLCGPVPSCLPSPQLHPDPVLQQADLIRFEQTPSPAERDKLEEEAVAEEVAAPAVCDTSEPIEALTDNNQNLVVLVSMTTKPPQNVTRKMASVENSPSKRTPRNKVKLAANFSFTAAP